One region of Triticum aestivum cultivar Chinese Spring chromosome 6B, IWGSC CS RefSeq v2.1, whole genome shotgun sequence genomic DNA includes:
- the LOC123138968 gene encoding uncharacterized protein — MVLRDEGVVEGGSAGPLSLKLRFLREVFRKVNECETSDILDPHLLCSTCYVELLEKDKSCCNRCFAVERILQSVQVLCPYAEYGCTAKMPYHEMEEHEMKCMHAPCFTGSNKVQPMPLHDGLPSDSCTLVIQNVSRVNININNRERKKKMHDKRSSNCDNQCSAGSVVKMGPCGGGGGKPWKMDMRGVNRIIKVIVRHGAAVDSMSVLYERGGQKEKTKLWGGSGGKRSEICLEPDEHLTNIRGHYGFFNGWFVIRSLTFVSNRRTFGPYGEETGTAFKLPGAGGKILGFHGRSEGLLDALGTYVKMG, encoded by the exons ATGGTTCTCCGAGATGAAGGTGTTGTCGAAGGTGGGAGCGCCGGCCCGCTCAGCCTCAAACTGCGGTTTCTCCGTGAGGTGTTCCGCAAGGTCAATGAG TGCGAAACTTCTGATATTCTTGACCCGCACCTTCTTTGTTCGACCTGCTATGTGGAGCTCCTGGAGAAGGACAAGTCCTGCTGCAACCGGTGCTTCGCAGTAGAGCGTATACTGCAGTCTGTCCAGGTCCTTTGCCCCTACGCGGAGTATGGCTGCACAGCCAAGATGCCCTACCATGAGATGGAGGAGCATGAGATGAAGTGCATGCACGCGCCATGCTTCACTGGATCAAACAAAGTGCAGCCCATGCCCCTGCACGATGGGTTACCATCGGATTCTTGCACGCTTGTTATCCAAAATGTATCTCGCGTCAATATCAACATCAACAATCGTGAGCGCAAGAAGAAGATGCATGATAAGAGGAGTTCAAATTGTGATAATCAGTGCTCAGC TGGGTCGGTTGTGAAAATGGGTCcttgcggcggtggtggcggcaaaCCATGGAAGATGGACATGCGTGGTGTCAACCGTATCATTAAGGTGATTGTTCGCCACGGCGCCGCGGTCGACTCCATGTCGGTGTTGTATGAGCGGGGTGGCCAGAAGGAGAAGACCAAGCTGTGGGGAGGATCTGGGGGCAAGCGCTCTGAG ATCTGTTTGGAGCCAGACGAGCACTTGACAAACATCAGAGGCCACTACGGCTTCTTTAACGGCTGGTTCGTTATCAGGTCGCTCACTTTTGTGAGCAACCGCCGCACTTTTGGGCCGTACGGGGAGGAGACAGGCACTGCATTCAAGCTCCCAGGAGCCGGCGGCAAAATCCTTGGCTTCCACGGGCGTTCGGAAGGCCTCCTTGACGCTCTTGGCACATATGTCAAGATGGGCTAG
- the LOC123136180 gene encoding probable glucomannan 4-beta-mannosyltransferase 4, translated as MAPLGADAAAAAWAAVRARAVSPALTAAVWACLAMSAMLLLEAACMSLVSLVAVRLLRLRPQRRFKWEPMPGALPGAEADAEDPPGRREFPMVLVQIPMYNEKEVYKLSIGAVCALTWPPDRIIIQVLDDSTDPIIKELVELECQEWASKKIDIKYEVRNNRKGYKAGALKKGMEHVYAQQCEFVAIFDADFQPESDFLLKTIPFLVHNPKIALVQTRWKFVNYDACLMTRIQKMSLDYHFKVEQESGSFMHAFFGFNGTAGVWRVSAINESGGWKDRTTVEDMDLAVRACLKEWEFLYVGDIRVKSELPSTFKAYRHQQHRWTCGAANLFRKMGWEIVTNKGVSIWKKWHLLYSFLFVRRVIAPILTFLFYCVVIPLSAMVPEVHIPVWGLVYIPTAITIMNAIRNPGSLHLMPFWILFENVMSMHRMRAALTGLLETAHVNDWVVTEKVGDLVKDDFDVPLLEPLKPTECVERIYIPELLLALYLLICASYDYVLGSQTYFMYIYLQALAFIVLGFGFVGTKTPCS; from the exons ATGGCGCCGCTCGGCGCCGACGCGGCCGCGGCGGCGTGGGCGGCCGTGCGGGCGCgcgcggtctccccggcgctgacGGCCGCGGTCTGGGCGTGCCTCGCCATGTCGGCCATGCTCCTCCTGGAGGCCGCCTGCATGAGCCTCGTCAGCCTCGTCGCCGTCCGCCTGCTGCGGCTGCGGCCCCAGCGGCGGTTCAAATGGGAGCCCATGCCCGGGGCCCTGCCGGGGGCCGAGGCCGACGCGGAGGACCCGCCGGGCCGCCGCGAGTTCCCCATGGTGCTCGTGCAGATCCCCATGTACAACGAGAAGGAG GTGTATAAGCTGTCCATTGGAGCTGTTTGTGCTCTCACATGGCCGCCGGACCGTATTATAATCCAAGTCTTGGATGATTCAACTGATCCCATTATTAAA GAACTAGTGGAGCTTGAATGCCAGGAGTGGGCCAGCAAGAAAATTGACATAAAGTATGAAGTTAGAAATAACAGGAAGGGATACAAAGCTGGAGCTttgaagaaaggcatggaacatgtATATGCGCAACAGTGTGAATTCGTTGCTATCTTCGATGCAGATTTCCAACCTGAATCTGACTTCCTTCTAAAAACTATACCATTTCTTGTGCATAACCCGAAGATTGCACTTGTGCAAACACGCTGGAAGTTTG TGAACTACGATGCTTGCCTGATGACAAGGATACAAAAGATGTCCCTGGACTATCATTTCAAAGTCGAGCAGGAATCAGGCTCATTTATGCATGCTTTCTTTGGTTTCAATG GTACAGCTGGTGTGTGGCGTGTATCTGCTATTAATGAGTCGGGAGGATGGAAAGATCGGACCACTGTGGAGGACATGGACCTGGCTGTACGGGCGTGTCTCAAGGAATGGGAATTCTTGTATGTAGGTGATATAAGG GTCAAGAGCGAACTCCCAAGTACCTTCAAGGCCTACCGTCATCAGCAGCATAGGTGGACTTGTGGTGCTGCCAATCTCTTCAGGAAAATGGGATGGGAAATTGTGACAAACAAG GGGGTATCAATATGGAAGAAATGGCACCTTTTATACAGCTTTTTGTTTGTACGGAGGGTCATTGCTCCCATCCTCACATTCTTGTTCTACTGCGTTGTCATTCCATTATCTGCCATGGTTCCTGAAGTCCATATTCCTGTGTGGGGGTTGGTCTACATTCCTACTGCCATTACCATCATGAATGCCATTAGAAATCCTGG GTCTCTCCATCTGATGCCATTCTGGATTCTGTTTGAAAATGTGATGTCCATGCACCGTATGCGTGCAGCTCTGACCGGTTTACTCGAGACTGCGCACGTGAATGATTGGGTAGTTACTGAGAAGGTAGGAGATCTGGTGAAGGACGATTTTGATGTCCCACTCCTTGAACCACTGAAGCCCACTGAATGTGTCGAGAG GATTTACATCCCtgagctcttgctcgcgctctacCTCTTGATATGCGCCTCGTATGACTACGTGCTTGGAAGCCAGACATACTTCATGTACATCTACCTCCAGGCCTTAGCATTCATTGTATTAGGGTTCGGTTTTGTCGGCACGAAAACCCCGTGTTCCTAG